The Algoriphagus halophilus sequence AACTCTAAGGTCGTTTTCATGATCATAGGAATTCAACAATGGTGGAGTGGGACCATAAGCATTATTGGTAATCGCATAAGCCAATTCTGGAGCTATGGTAACTGGATAACAAATCGCAGGATACCCATTATTTGCAATTGTTTCATCAAACTCATAATAATAGATATACTCCTCTGGAATTGAAACACTGGATTTCAGTTTGTTATATGCAGAACCATTTGGTACAATTTCACCATCTTCTGATAATGAGTGTTGAGCCAATGAATAAATTCCGGAATTAATAATTTCTCTGGCAGTAGCGGCAGATTCTGCATAATTGTCTTCTCCTATAGCAGCACCACTCATTGTTAAGTAAACTTCTGCAAGAACTGTTTGCGCTACAGTGGTTGAAATTCGTCCTGAATTATTTGACATAGATTGGTTTGACAACCCTCCTCCTTGGATCGCCGAATTTAAATCATCTACAATTAAATCATAAATCTGGGCTGCAGGAGTTCTTTCTACAAATAGATTCTCAAGACTTTCATAAGGTTCTGTGATCAAAGGAACATCCCCAAACATCCTTACCAAATAATAATAATTCAAAGCCCTGAAGAACTTTGCTTCAGCCATGTATCTCTCAGCATCTGCTGAAGACAACCCAGGGGTGGTAGGGATATACTTTATCGCATTATTAGCTCTAGATATTCCATTATAAATATCTGACCACATAGAATTGAAATAATCAGACAAATTCAATCCATCGAAAGTCATGGTCTGCCCTCTTTGGACATGGAATTCCTGTCCTTTATAATCGTT is a genomic window containing:
- a CDS encoding RagB/SusD family nutrient uptake outer membrane protein — protein: MKKIHILFIGLLIFTASCEGFLEEKPKDEVASNQYFSRPEHARDAVNALYRRGAMQMYETGVYSGARIMFGPYLSGFVDNDYKGQEFHVQRGQTMTFDGLNLSDYFNSMWSDIYNGISRANNAIKYIPTTPGLSSADAERYMAEAKFFRALNYYYLVRMFGDVPLITEPYESLENLFVERTPAAQIYDLIVDDLNSAIQGGGLSNQSMSNNSGRISTTVAQTVLAEVYLTMSGAAIGEDNYAESAATAREIINSGIYSLAQHSLSEDGEIVPNGSAYNKLKSSVSIPEEYIYYYEFDETIANNGYPAICYPVTIAPELAYAITNNAYGPTPPLLNSYDHENDLRVQEKQYFHSSITIDGEEIEFATSPYMWVDEEAASSTALSSKDKVIYSYADVLLIAAESIAKSEGVTAEAVDYLAQIRERAYWNTDPSEIRNQLASLSTEQFVEEVWKERVRELVFEFPIWFDVMRTRKMPSPSNDGSGNIDFIDAVGSSNFFNGPIREANMLFPLPEQELQRNPSLTQNPGYAN